The Festucalex cinctus isolate MCC-2025b chromosome 6, RoL_Fcin_1.0, whole genome shotgun sequence genomic sequence GAACTGGAGCtggagctgctgctgctccCACTAGACACACTCGAAAATGACTCCCTGCGGTTTTGAAAGGCTTCAAAAAGCTGTTTCTTCTCTTTCAGTTGCCGAACCGTCCCCTTATCGTAAAAACCTGGCACCTTACCCAGCTTGACCAAATCCTGCTCTCGGCCGACCTCCTCGTGGATCTCATGCTGCATGATTTTCCCTGCCAGCTCCCTGTCTATGCCCTGGAATTTCTCTGACTTGGTAGCGACGGTCTGGTTGAGAATGGTTTTCAACAAGGGGATCTCGACGTACTCTGCGGAGGAATTCGGAAGCCCTCTAGCTCTTCTCAAACTATGTTCTCGCTCAACGGTTCGTCTGATCTCCCTCTCAATCGGGGTTTCTTTGGGTCGAGTTTCTTGGGAGGCTTTGGGGATTTTCGAAGCTCCGCGTGGggagaaatccgccgataaacCGCTGTCGCTTTGGTTGTCATCGCTTGAGTCACTCTCCATTTTGGCCAGATGAGGACACTCACTATCCTTCTTTTCTCTCTTCCTTTCCTGTATTTGGATCAACTCGTAAGACCTCACCAGTTCTTCACCTTGCTCTCGTCTAACCACCTTGTCCCCTCCAGGTCCAATGTGGTTCTGCTCTCCTGTTTCGCTTTGCCCTTCTGTCCTTTGCCCTGCCCTGTCTGCCTGCCTTTCTCTCACTGTGACAACACAGACGGAGCCTTTGGAAGCCGCCCCGCCCTGATTGGGTGGCTCCATGGCAACGCCAGACAAAGGTGCAGAGTTCTGCCCGAGCACCTGTTGAGCAGCTTCCTGGTTTGCTCCCCTGGGGGTGAGATCTTGGCCTTGGGGCAGTAGCTCCCCCTGCTGGTTATTTAAGTCAACAACATGAGAGGTTGGGTTTTTGGAGTGTGAACGTGGTGAGGACTTGGAACTGCACATGCTTGTTTCCTCTTCTTCAGTAATACTTTCAGGTGACATTTGAGAAAAAACTAGTGCTGTAGAACTGTCTCCATATGGTGAGAATTGTTGAACTTTCTGGTGACAGTCCAGAGAGTCGTTTAGGTTGATATCGTCATCACTAGGCCACTCTGGCACCTCCACTTCCAAGCTGGAGAAATCCTTTAGGAAATCATCTTCTCCAAACGACATCTTAAAATCATCCAGTTCCTCATGAGACTTGGGCTGCTGGGGAACTTGTACCCATTCTGTCATTGTTTCTTCGGTTTGGCCTTGATCCCTGCAACCCTGGAACACTTCAGTGCTATCTTCCGGTACTGCTCTGGGAGCTTTTTGGTTGAGCACGGCGGAATCAAGGCTTGCGGCCTCGACACATTGAATCGGACACTCTCGCTTGTGGAGCGAGTCAGTGGGACCCTCTTGCTTTTGCAGGGactctgttgccatggtgatggcAGTCAGGATCTTTTGATCTCTACACAGTAAGCGCTAAAAGGGCATAAAGCAGAGATGGAGCACCACAGGGATCATTTGTTGTACGGCAAAATCTCAAAGCCAATAACAGCTTGACCAATATTCGGTAAGTTAGTTTCTAATATGTTTATACAgtagtgttttaaaaaaaaaaataagttattaGATTGGAACTACGACTTTCACAAATGTGAGGCAAATGCTCTAATCATTAGCGCTCCACCAAACTCTACAGCTGCACTTTTAGAGCTTCTAACAAAGGCTTTAACTTGATAAACCTTGCAGCTGCATGtaatgactagggatgtaacgaacgctttggattagcatgctaacattagcatttgcatgctaccttagcattagcatactaacattagcatttgcatgctaagctaacattagcatgctaagctagcattagcattagcactataagctagcattagcatgctaacttagcattagcgttagcatgctaacttagcattagcattagcatgttaagctaacatccTAACAACCTGACAGTTTTAACATCACGATATtacgatatcgttacatccctagtaatgatGTACCATCATGACCAATAAGTAGTAGCGTTGTCGTGATTGAAAAGTCTCCTGCCAGTCACGATGCGATAGGTATAGTAATTGCAGTACTTAAAGTACACAATACTAGCCGTGATATTTGACTGAAtgtattgtccatccatccattttcttgaccgcttattcctcacaagggtcgcgggaggtgctggagcctatctcagc encodes the following:
- the misp3 gene encoding uncharacterized protein misp3 gives rise to the protein MATESLQKQEGPTDSLHKRECPIQCVEAASLDSAVLNQKAPRAVPEDSTEVFQGCRDQGQTEETMTEWVQVPQQPKSHEELDDFKMSFGEDDFLKDFSSLEVEVPEWPSDDDINLNDSLDCHQKVQQFSPYGDSSTALVFSQMSPESITEEEETSMCSSKSSPRSHSKNPTSHVVDLNNQQGELLPQGQDLTPRGANQEAAQQVLGQNSAPLSGVAMEPPNQGGAASKGSVCVVTVRERQADRAGQRTEGQSETGEQNHIGPGGDKVVRREQGEELVRSYELIQIQERKREKKDSECPHLAKMESDSSDDNQSDSGLSADFSPRGASKIPKASQETRPKETPIEREIRRTVEREHSLRRARGLPNSSAEYVEIPLLKTILNQTVATKSEKFQGIDRELAGKIMQHEIHEEVGREQDLVKLGKVPGFYDKGTVRQLKEKKQLFEAFQNRRESFSSVSSGSSSSSSSSSESRDEISSHASTVRSLERKHGIEPLRGAGASSTSRGPGLSEGMSCQVIIMENNQNAPTQKHYRTNAEVDGLAGVARTGHSFEMEAEEMLPQENPFFKLRSLTNGVKVEKDIREAQEREKELRKQRISLYGGGGGGGGGGGRPVGGDRRSLQANVLDSSSTSSSGRSRQTGARQSVGKLSAWPPGQDHGDTVNQQKVQASHGSRHKTPLVHMWESGLVNGHNLQEQ